In Chloracidobacterium sp., the following proteins share a genomic window:
- a CDS encoding rRNA pseudouridine synthase, whose amino-acid sequence MPERLQKLIAQAGIASRRAAEQLIAAGEVTVNGEIVTELGTKADPERDHIKVRGKLINAKLQSRSKTYVLVNKPKGYLSSVSDPENRKLVVDLVKGKGKLHPVGRLDYNSEGLIILTNDGEFTNRVAGSKKIPKVYEVKVKGLPNRNAINKLRRGVTLEDGFKTAPAEIRELKPTQNNGWYEVTLHEGHNQQLRKMFDAIGNSVVKLRRTRIGAISDPYLKVGASRELTVEEVKKITG is encoded by the coding sequence GTGCCGGAAAGATTGCAGAAACTCATCGCCCAAGCCGGTATCGCCTCACGCCGGGCGGCCGAGCAGCTTATCGCTGCCGGCGAGGTCACGGTCAACGGCGAGATCGTGACCGAACTCGGCACTAAGGCCGATCCTGAGCGGGACCACATCAAGGTTCGCGGCAAGCTGATAAATGCCAAGCTCCAGAGCCGTTCCAAAACGTATGTCCTCGTAAACAAACCGAAAGGCTACCTGTCGAGCGTCAGCGACCCCGAAAATCGCAAGCTCGTCGTCGATCTCGTGAAAGGCAAGGGCAAACTGCATCCGGTCGGGCGGCTCGATTACAACAGCGAGGGGCTGATCATCCTGACAAACGACGGTGAATTCACGAACCGCGTTGCGGGATCTAAAAAGATCCCAAAGGTCTATGAGGTCAAGGTCAAGGGCCTGCCAAACCGCAACGCGATCAACAAACTCCGCCGCGGCGTTACGTTGGAAGACGGCTTCAAGACCGCTCCCGCAGAGATACGCGAGCTAAAACCGACGCAAAACAATGGCTGGTACGAGGTGACACTGCATGAGGGGCACAATCAGCAGTTACGCAAGATGTTCGACGCGATCGGCAATTCGGTCGTGAAATTGCGGCGGACACGGATTGGCGCGATCAGCGATCCATACCTA
- the scpB gene encoding SMC-Scp complex subunit ScpB has translation MTEQAAAKQRNRTPSELVALVEALIFVADEPVTAKLIAEVLDEDKGAVKAAVEQLAAEYTERGSGLQIREIAGGYQLATRTELHEEVRAFLKTRPSAKLSIASLETLAVIAYKQPVTVPEILEIRGVQSATSIKTLLDKRLIVAKGRKEAVGRPMMYGTSKEFLIQFGLNDLTELPSIEDFEDLVQ, from the coding sequence ATGACCGAGCAAGCGGCCGCAAAGCAGAGAAACCGAACGCCCTCCGAGTTGGTGGCCCTCGTCGAGGCACTCATTTTTGTCGCAGACGAGCCTGTGACGGCAAAGCTTATCGCCGAGGTCCTTGATGAAGACAAAGGAGCGGTAAAGGCCGCCGTTGAGCAGCTTGCAGCCGAATATACCGAACGCGGCAGCGGCCTGCAGATACGCGAGATAGCCGGTGGCTATCAGCTTGCGACTCGGACGGAACTGCACGAAGAGGTTCGTGCATTCCTAAAAACACGTCCGTCTGCCAAGCTCTCTATCGCCTCGCTCGAAACGCTTGCGGTCATCGCATATAAGCAACCCGTGACCGTTCCCGAGATCCTCGAGATCCGAGGTGTGCAGAGTGCAACGTCGATCAAAACGCTCCTCGACAAACGCCTCATCGTCGCAAAGGGCCGCAAAGAGGCCGTCGGCCGCCCGATGATGTACGGCACGTCAAAAGAATTCCTCATCCAGTTCGGCCTCAACGACCTGACGGAACTGCCGAGTATCGAAGACTTCGAGGACCTAGTCCAATAA
- a CDS encoding segregation/condensation protein A produces the protein MPAAEEQLDQFTFDFHKETAEIVRESDELQIKIGDFAGPLDLLLYVIRQEQANIFDIPIARITEKYLEYIRLMKRLDIAVAADFLVMAATLIEIKSKMLLPRDPKAEEDEEFEDPRQELVDRLLEYEKFKSAAGMLHERGEIEQATFTRGTIETDGDIGEVDATVFDLLKIFQQIATRHADEVKMEIEREEISLADMIKTLKRRILDDGELSLLKFFDEMHTRRELVTAFIAVLEIVRAENVKLLQKSTFGDIILKKM, from the coding sequence ATGCCTGCAGCAGAAGAACAACTCGATCAATTTACATTCGACTTTCATAAGGAGACGGCCGAGATCGTACGCGAATCGGACGAGCTGCAGATAAAGATCGGCGACTTTGCCGGCCCGCTCGATCTACTGCTCTATGTGATCCGCCAGGAGCAGGCAAACATTTTTGACATTCCGATCGCCCGTATCACCGAGAAATATCTCGAATACATCCGCCTAATGAAGCGGCTGGATATCGCCGTCGCAGCAGATTTCCTCGTAATGGCCGCGACGCTGATCGAGATCAAGTCAAAGATGCTGCTGCCTCGCGACCCCAAGGCCGAGGAAGACGAGGAATTCGAGGACCCGCGCCAGGAGCTTGTCGACCGCCTGCTCGAATACGAGAAATTCAAATCGGCCGCCGGCATGCTTCACGAACGCGGCGAGATCGAACAGGCGACGTTCACCCGCGGCACCATCGAAACTGACGGTGACATCGGCGAGGTGGACGCGACCGTCTTTGACCTGCTCAAGATATTTCAGCAGATCGCTACCCGCCACGCCGATGAGGTCAAGATGGAGATCGAGCGCGAAGAGATCTCGCTCGCCGACATGATCAAAACCCTCAAACGCCGCATCCTAGACGACGGCGAACTTAGCCTGCTGAAGTTTTTTGACGAAATGCACACCCGCCGCGAACTCGTAACCGCCTTTATCGCCGTGCTCGAGATCGTGAGGGCCGAGAACGTCAAACTGCTGCAAAAGAGCACGTTTGGCGACATAATACTGAAAAAGATGTAA
- a CDS encoding DUF2237 domain-containing protein, with protein sequence MSITYGNGHYPKPRNVLGGNLESCCTDPMTGFYRDGYCRTGADDLGRHTVCILATDEFLEYSRSVGNDLSTPMPQYAFPGVKDGDKWCLCVTRWQQAFEDGMAPQVVLAATHESALQVVNLDDLKLHAVDAEE encoded by the coding sequence ATGAGCATTACCTACGGCAACGGCCACTACCCTAAACCTCGCAACGTCCTCGGAGGCAACCTCGAGTCGTGCTGCACCGATCCGATGACGGGATTTTATCGCGACGGCTATTGCCGCACCGGTGCCGACGATCTAGGGCGGCATACAGTGTGTATTCTCGCGACGGACGAGTTTCTGGAGTATTCGCGTTCGGTCGGCAACGACCTTTCAACGCCGATGCCGCAGTACGCATTTCCCGGTGTCAAGGACGGCGACAAATGGTGCCTTTGCGTGACGCGATGGCAGCAGGCATTTGAGGACGGCATGGCCCCGCAGGTCGTGCTTGCGGCAACGCATGAGTCCGCTCTGCAGGTCGTAAACCTCGATGACCTCAAGCTACACGCGGTTGACGCAGAAGAATAA
- a CDS encoding arsenate reductase — protein sequence MATLFRENGIEWDKVNYFNEPFTEKNLGALIAKTGLRPIKLARGAAAAGINDNTPDADVIKAMVADPNLIQRPIVEVDDKAVLARPIEKALELI from the coding sequence TTGGCGACGCTGTTCCGTGAGAACGGCATTGAATGGGACAAGGTCAATTATTTTAATGAACCGTTCACCGAGAAGAACCTCGGTGCGTTGATTGCCAAAACGGGCCTCAGGCCGATCAAGCTGGCCCGCGGTGCGGCGGCGGCCGGAATTAACGACAACACGCCAGACGCCGACGTGATCAAGGCAATGGTCGCCGATCCGAATCTGATCCAGCGGCCGATAGTCGAGGTCGACGACAAGGCGGTGCTGGCTCGGCCGATCGAAAAGGCACTGGAATTAATATGA
- a CDS encoding type II toxin-antitoxin system HicB family antitoxin, with translation MKNRYLVVIEKGARNYSAFSPDVPGCIATGRTIEETIDSMRDALEFHIEGMIENGETVPAPKPLQYVLHDTNDVTGEDIIAHVIVQTPELALA, from the coding sequence ATGAAGAACAGATATCTTGTTGTTATAGAAAAAGGGGCCCGGAACTACTCGGCGTTCTCGCCGGACGTGCCCGGATGTATAGCGACCGGTCGAACGATTGAGGAAACAATTGATTCGATGCGAGACGCGTTGGAATTTCACATTGAGGGCATGATCGAAAACGGTGAGACCGTCCCGGCTCCAAAACCTTTACAATATGTTCTGCACGACACAAATGATGTTACAGGTGAGGACATAATCGCCCATGTGATCGTTCAGACACCAGAACTCGCCTTAGCCTAA
- a CDS encoding type II toxin-antitoxin system HicA family toxin: protein MKVRELIKLIEKDGWVLARTRGSHRQYRHTVKPGTVTIAGHPSDEVHPKTERSILTQAGLK, encoded by the coding sequence GTGAAGGTCCGCGAACTTATCAAACTGATCGAAAAAGACGGTTGGGTCTTGGCCCGTACTCGCGGCAGCCATCGACAGTATCGTCATACCGTAAAACCAGGTACGGTCACCATTGCGGGCCATCCTTCGGACGAAGTCCATCCAAAAACGGAGCGTAGTATTTTGACGCAGGCAGGACTAAAATAA
- the trpS gene encoding tryptophan--tRNA ligase — MKKRIFSGAQPTGELHIGNYLGAIKNWVALQDEYESFFCIVNLHGITLPQEPTTYRQKTLDLARIYLAAGVDPEKSPIFVQSDVAEHAELTWVLSCIARMGELERMTQFKDKSQRGGRERSSVGLFTYPILMAADILLYQADLVPVGQDQKQHIELTRDLAERFNRDFGETFKVPDVYIPPAGASIKSLQDPTKKMSKSDENPNASIFLLDDADTVTKKIKRAVTDSGTEITFDVARPAITNLLTIYQLLTGKSTDECVSHFAGKGYGDFKSELAEVTVEFLRPFQERVKQYDDASLKLILNNGAQKARSIAGDTLATVNERLGISL, encoded by the coding sequence ATGAAGAAACGCATTTTCAGCGGCGCACAGCCGACCGGCGAATTGCATATCGGCAATTATCTCGGTGCGATCAAGAATTGGGTCGCGCTGCAGGACGAGTACGAATCGTTCTTTTGCATCGTCAACCTGCACGGCATCACGCTGCCGCAGGAGCCGACAACGTATCGGCAAAAAACGCTCGACCTCGCCCGCATCTACCTAGCCGCCGGTGTCGATCCCGAAAAGTCGCCGATCTTTGTCCAATCCGACGTCGCCGAACATGCCGAACTCACTTGGGTGCTGTCATGTATTGCCCGCATGGGCGAGCTTGAGCGGATGACTCAGTTCAAGGACAAATCGCAAAGAGGCGGCCGCGAACGCTCAAGCGTCGGCCTCTTCACCTATCCCATCCTGATGGCAGCCGACATCCTGCTTTATCAGGCCGATCTCGTCCCTGTCGGACAGGACCAAAAGCAGCATATCGAACTGACACGCGATCTTGCCGAGCGATTCAATCGCGATTTTGGCGAGACTTTTAAGGTGCCCGACGTTTACATTCCACCCGCCGGCGCCAGCATCAAATCGCTCCAGGACCCGACGAAAAAGATGTCTAAATCCGACGAAAATCCGAACGCCTCGATCTTTCTGCTCGACGACGCCGATACCGTCACCAAAAAGATCAAACGCGCCGTCACAGACAGCGGGACCGAGATTACATTCGACGTAGCGCGACCCGCGATCACAAACCTGCTGACGATCTATCAACTGCTGACCGGTAAATCGACGGACGAATGCGTATCGCATTTTGCCGGTAAAGGTTACGGCGATTTCAAAAGCGAACTGGCCGAGGTGACAGTCGAGTTCCTGCGACCGTTTCAGGAGCGCGTAAAGCAGTATGACGACGCCTCACTGAAGTTGATACTTAATAACGGCGCGCAAAAAGCCCGGTCTATCGCGGGCGATACACTTGCGACGGTCAACGAGCGATTAGGTATCTCGTTGTGA
- a CDS encoding site-2 protease family protein: MAQSSHECTNNLMGDGDILNLVSHLVIYMVVLLLAISCHEAGHAWMSYKFGDDTAYMLGRVTLNPVAHTDPIGTLAIPMIAFILGSVGGALGSIPLIGWGKPTPVNPRKWTNYTWGNVMVSIAGVLANLILLIIGIIAAKVMLSQGFSVVDFFGHSTNPLAIFVGNLMLLNMSLFVFNLLPFPPLDGSKILATFLPDSAQPALALLEQYGFLILMLLIYMGVFRMIITPFLYALLFVLSA, encoded by the coding sequence ATGGCACAATCTAGCCACGAATGCACGAATAATCTTATGGGCGACGGCGATATTCTCAATCTGGTCAGCCACCTCGTGATCTACATGGTCGTGTTATTGCTCGCGATATCGTGTCACGAGGCAGGTCACGCGTGGATGTCGTATAAGTTCGGCGACGACACAGCATATATGCTCGGCCGCGTCACGCTCAACCCCGTAGCTCACACCGACCCCATCGGCACCCTGGCGATACCGATGATCGCATTTATCCTCGGCAGCGTCGGCGGAGCCCTTGGAAGCATTCCGCTGATCGGATGGGGCAAACCGACGCCAGTGAACCCGCGCAAATGGACAAACTATACGTGGGGCAATGTGATGGTCTCGATCGCAGGTGTACTCGCGAATCTTATTCTGCTCATCATCGGCATTATCGCGGCGAAGGTAATGTTGAGCCAAGGCTTTAGCGTCGTCGACTTTTTTGGCCACAGTACAAATCCGCTGGCTATCTTTGTCGGCAACCTGATGCTGCTGAATATGTCGCTGTTCGTGTTCAACCTATTGCCATTTCCGCCGCTTGACGGCAGCAAGATTCTCGCGACGTTCCTACCGGATTCAGCCCAACCGGCGCTTGCGCTGCTTGAGCAGTACGGCTTTTTGATACTGATGCTGCTGATCTATATGGGCGTGTTCCGGATGATAATCACGCCGTTCCTTTACGCACTTCTTTTTGTTCTATCTGCCTGA